One Candidatus Taylorbacteria bacterium genomic window, AACACCGGCGCGCTGATGAATGCGAGTCCGCCCGGTCGTAAAATTCGTCCCATCTTTTTCATGACGGAAAGGACTTCTTCCGGCGGGATATATCCAAAGACTCCATGCACCCAAAGGCAATCAAAACTGTCATCCTCAAAGGTCATTTGCCGCATATCCATTTTGATGAATCGTCCCTTCGGAGCGTATTTCCTAGCTGTGATTATAGGTATTTCGGCCCTGTCGATGCCGGTGTAGTCAAACCCGGCAGTGATGAATGCGGGAGCATCATTGCCCGTTCCACAACCAAGGTCCAGGACCTTTTTACCTTTTCCCATTTCGCTACCAAGCTTCTCGATGACTTTTACACAAGAAGAGTAAACTTTCGGGCATCCTCCCTCGGCGTTAAAATATGCTTCTGTTGCCTCATCAAGTGCCGGAATTTGTTCCGGTGTGGCCTCGCCTATCTCCACGCCAAAGAGCTCTCTGACTAGGGCGTTGACCGATTTATCCGATATATATGTGTCCATAATGTTTGTTCTAAAAAGTAATATACATTCATACTGCTATATTGTCAAGGCAAAGAGCGTATTTTTCCATTACAGTAGATTTTTGGTATACTGCTCGCATTACAAGTTAGTGATTAACAAAATATGACAATAAATTATTTGGCCGTATTGGTTTGCGCTCTAGCCGCTATGGCTGTCGGATTTGTATGGTATGGACCATTGTTTGGAAAAGCTTGGATGAAGATTATGGGCGCGGAAAGTATGACGGC contains:
- a CDS encoding class I SAM-dependent methyltransferase, whose product is MDTYISDKSVNALVRELFGVEIGEATPEQIPALDEATEAYFNAEGGCPKVYSSCVKVIEKLGSEMGKGKKVLDLGCGTGNDAPAFITAGFDYTGIDRAEIPIITARKYAPKGRFIKMDMRQMTFEDDSFDCLWVHGVFGYIPPEEVLSVMKKMGRILRPGGLAFISAPVLCNSGSHRVFQWKDVRSVFRKPILGVKWSLPVFTDYLYRSGIEVKTTFEVKDGLFLIGRSRK